The genomic DNA atagatttactaaacagtAATAGTAAATAGTAATACAAactttgatgaaaaaaaaaataaaaaaaagtatgaagaAAGGCAACACAAATAATTGTTTGtcacaaataagtgacaaacaAGCGACACAAAACCTTCAAAAGCAGGGaccaaaactttgaaaaaaagcaaagaaatgacagtagaagtaactacagccttgtaaaaaaatgtcaagtaccccctgcagtcctccagagtacccctaggggtactcgtACCCccgtttgagaaacactgccatAGGTGACATCACACATGCTGTTTCTGAGGCCAGACCCAGTGATGCAGAGGAACTGTGGACTGTAGGTCAAAGGTCCTGGGCTGGAGTACCTGTCAACAGGGGCCACAAGTTGGTCGACTCCATGCAACACAGATGTGAAGCCGTTTTCAGAAATAATAGTTATGCAACTAAATATTAGTGCAGTGATTCAAAGTAAAGCAAAACCATTGACATGTTTCAGTTCATACAGTAAAATGTTTCAGTTtctaaagaaaaatgcaaatactGCGATTTTTTTGAACAGCCTAATATTCGTTTTTCTCCACTTTCTGTAAAAGGTAGAACACATTTGATcaattttggtcatgttttgATTTGGAGTTGAATGTGCAGTGTTCCCAATGCGTTGGTATTATGGAATTAAAAGCTCTTCAAAAAGGATTattcactttttgttttgttttaaacacactgctgttATTGTGGACACAGCTGTAGTATTTGGACTACAGAGAACTACACAGAATAAAACCATAACAAGAGCATTAGAGATGATCAATCAACAGTcgagttaaaaaaaagacaaattaaagTTTATTGTGACTTTTTAACCACCTGAGTGACAtcatcacagacagacagacagacagagagacagacagacagacaggcagacacacagacacacagacaggcagacagacagagagagacagacagagagagacagacagacagacagacagacagacagacagacagacagacagacagacagacagacaggtatcTGGTCTCAGTACTGGAAACTTCTCTTGGTCTGGATGTCGTCCAGGATCTGCTGAAGCTCCTCGTCTTCAAACCTCCCCTCCAGACTAGAGGACAGACGGgacaacagacaacaacagACAACAACATGTCAACAACATGTCAACAACATGTCAACAACATGTCAACAACATGTTACATCATCatacagccccccccccctttataaaaagggacaaaaacgtgaaaaaagaaacaaaaacgtcaacaaaagacagaaaaacgACAGGAAAGCGCCCTATGGTTGTGGTGTGGTTCAGGTTCTGGTGTGAAGTGGACCAGACTGACCTGGGGATCAGGTTCAGGTTCTGGTGTGAAGTGGACCAGACTGACCTGGGGATCAGGTTCAGGTTCTGGTGTGATGTGGTTCTGATTGTGTTGTGGTtggagatgcaccgatagaccggccggtgaccagaattggccgattttcccgtgctcggccatgaccggcgacctgcaggtcagtctgacattatGGTGATTTTTTACCGGTCAAATGCACTCGAGCGCCACATGATTAACATCACGCAGCATCAGCTGTTCATGAAATGTTATAAAGTCGTAACTATACACGGCTCTGCAGTCGTCTGCTCTACCGATCTCAGGCCAGCAGTCAGTCAGtctacatggtacctgctcgactctgcTCGACTCTGCTCGCCTCTGCTTTCGACTCAACCGATTCCCACCGCCTCTACTCGCCCGACTCTGCCCGACTCTGCTCGACTCTGCTCGGACTCTCCCCTCCGACTCTGCTGCTTCCTCTGCTGCACTCACCGCCGTCTACTCCCCGACTCTGCTCCGCCTCTGCTTTCGACTCCTGCTTCGCCTCTGCCCGGCTTCGACTCTGCACCGCCCTGTCCGCCCGACTCTCTGCCTCGGCTCTGCTGGCTGCATGACTCCGCTTCGACTCTACTCGCCCTCGCCTCTACTTTCCCGTCTGCCCGGGCTTCTCCGACTGCTTCTGCTTTCGACTCTACTACGCCTCGACTCTGCTGTACCATTCGCCGACTCTCGCCTGCGCCCTCACTCTCCTACGCTTCGCCTGACTCACCACTGCTTTTCTGCTCGACTGACCGACTCTACTAGCTGCTCTACTGCGCCCGACTCTGCTCGACTCTGCTTTCGACTCTTTCATTCGCCTCTACTCCCCACTCTGCTCTTCATTTTCGCCCTGCGCCCTCCTCGACTCTCCTGCGCCTGCGACTGCTCTTCGCCCTGCTCGCCCTGTTCACTCTCGACTCTGCTGCTACCTCTGCTGCGCCCTGACTTCTGCTCCACTCTGCTCTGCTGCTTTCCGTTCGCCTCTACTCGCCTCCTACTCTACCGCCTCTCTCTACTCGCCTCGCCCACCAGCCTCACCCGACTCTTTCGGCTCTACTCTGTTCACTCGCTCGCTCGCTCTTCTTCGCCTCTACTCCCTCTACTTTCGGCTTCGCTCGGCTCTACTCGCTCTTTCGCTCTACTGCTCGATTCCTCGCCTCTTTTCGACTTCCGCCTCGGCTCTAAAGCTCTTCTCGACTTCGCCTCGACTCGCCTCACTCGACTCTACTTCGACTCTACGTCTACTCGACTCTACTTCGACTCTATCGACTCTACTCGTCTGTTCGCCTCGACTCCTTCGACTCTACTCTACTCCTCTACTCTACTCATTCGCCTCCGACTCTACTCGACTCTAtcgactctactctactctTTCGACACCTCTCACTCCTCCTATTACCGACTCTACTCGACTCACTTCGACTCTCTACTCGACTCTACTTTCGAACCATTTCAGCTCCCTTTACCATTGCAGagtttagtaccgcctcagcgtggctgggtCGTTATAGCGCTGcggtgggcgtggcttagtgGCGCTCCcctcccgactcatttcctggttctcccgTCTCacgtaaacaacatgatatcaaagagatagttaacgtttactgctccagatctaccgtggtcagaaagaacaggggagacacttagtttctctcacatatatatgactctagagtcactactcgcaatcactctctcactcactttaccacacacacacacactatatgactctagagtcactactcactgcggagctaatcgccgtcactctctcacttctccctcgctcaccagctacacacacacacacacaccagtataaccatcaggccacttgtatgctacggagaaagctctgcgtggagcctccggcagcaaaaacacactgctggctaaactatttaaaaatgccgtctctcgctagcaacgcagtgatcagtgacgattctttccgaccaatcagcagcctgcagggtttcacgtcaccttcTCGGCTCgtctcagctcgcttggaacctcgactgaggtggtactaaaaaaagtacctgttagcaggtaccagggactgttttttgtaatggaaaaccaaaaaaggcgagtagagaccatgtaatggaaaagcgccatatgtccgtccgtccgtccgtccgtccgtccgtccgtccgtccctccctccctccgtccctccgtccctccgtccctccctccgtccctccgtccgtccctccctccctcccgtgGGTCCCGttaaatatgacagctacagtttatcagAAAATAGCGTTGGTCACCCTGACTCTGATGAATATACTGTTactatcagaccccagatgagaccatctatatatatatatagatatatatacgtacgtacgtgcgtgcgtgtgtgtgtgtgtgtgttggaaagtggttggaaaaaaatgaaatcggtatcggctggcctaactcaatgagAATCTGAATCAGCCTAGAAAgctgtaatcggtgcatctctagttgtGGTGTGATGTGGTTATGAAGTGGACCAGACTGACCTGGGGATCAGGTTCTGGTTCTGATATGAAGGGGACCAGACTGACCTGGGGATCAGGTTCTGGTTGTGTGATGTGGTGTGATGTGGTTCTGATATGAAGGGGACCAGACGGGCCTTGGGGATTaggttctggttctggtgtGAAGTGGACCAGACTGACCTGGGGATCAGGTTCTGGTTGTGTGATGTGGTTCTGATATGAAGGGGACCAGACGGGCCTTGGGGATTaggttctggttctggtgtGAAGTGGACCAGACTGACCTGGGGATCAGGTTCTGGTTGTGTGATGTGGTGTGATGTGGTTCTGATATGAAGTGGACCAGACTGACCTGGGGatcaggttctggttctggtgtGAAGTGGACCAGACTGACCTGGGGATCAGGTTCTGGTTGTGTGATGTGGTGTGATGTGGTTCTGATATGAAGGGGACCAGACTGACCTGGGGatcaggttctggttctggtgtGAAGTGGACCAGACTGACCTGGGGATCAGGTTCTGGTTGTGTGATGTGGTGTGATGTGGTTCTGATATGAAGGGGACCAGACTGACCTGGGGatcaggttctggttctggtgtGAAGTGGACCAGACTGACCTGGGGATCAGGTTCTGGTTGTGTGATGTGGTGTGATGTGGTTCTGATATGAAGGGGACCGACCGGGCCGTTGGGGATTaggttctggttctggtgtGAAGTGGAACCAAACTGTACCCGGGGATCAGGTtctggttgtgtgtggtgtggtgtgatGTGGTTCTGATATGAAGGGGACCAGACTGACCTGGGGatcaggttctggttctggtgtGAAGTGGACCAGACTGACCTGGGGatcaggttctggttctggtaTGAAGTGGACCAGACTGACCTGGGGATCAGGTTCTGGTTGTGTGATGTGGTGTCATGTGGTTCTGATATGAAGTGGACCAGACTGACCTGGGGATCAGGTTCTGGTTGTGTGATGTGGTGTGATGTGGTGTCATGTGGTTCTGATATGAAGTGGACCAGACTGACCTGGGGATCAGGTTCTGGTTGTGTGATGTGGTGTGATGTGGTGTCATGTGGTTCTGATATGAAGTGGACCAGACTGACCTGGGGATCAGGTTCTGGTTGTGTGATGTGGTGTGATGTGGTGTCATGTGGTTCTGATATGAAGTGGACCAGACTGACCTGGGGATCAGGTTCTGGTTGTGTGATGTGGTGTGATGTGGTTCTGGTTCTGATATGAAGTGGACCAGACTGACCTGGGGATCAGGGCTTTGGCCTCTTCTGCAGCTTCAGGACACAGATTTGCTAAACTGGCCAACTCAAACTTATGGAGCTTCTTCTGCAGGAGGAGACTGAGACagagatattattattattattattattattattatcatcatatcAGAAGTATTCACTACTGGTTGTTTAGATAGAATAGATAGATAGGGTGGTACCTGTGTACGGAGGTGATGGGGGGGTGTTAGGGTGGTACCTGTGTACGGAGGTGATGGGGGTGTTAGGGTGGTACCTGTGTACGGAGGTGATGGGGGGGTGTTAGGGGTGTGCTGAGGAGGTGATGGGGGTGTTAAGGGTGGTACCTGTGCTGCGGAGGTGATGGGGGTGTTAGGGTGAGCCTGTACAGGTGATAGGGGTGATAGGGGGTACGTGTGAGAGGTGATAGGGGTGTTAGGGTGGTATTGTTGGGTGATGGGGGGTTATACCTGTGTGAGGAGGTGATGGGGTGTTAGGGTGGTACCTGGCGAAGGTGATAGGGGGTTAGTAGTACTGTGTGTGGGGAGGTGATGGGGGGAGGTTAGGGTGGACTTATGGGGATAGGGGGTTAGGGTGGAGGGTGatgggtgtggggggggtgggggatggGTGATGGGGGTGTTGGCTGGGTGGGGGTGATGTTTGGTGGTTGTGTTAGGGGGTGATAGGGGGTGTATGGTGGATGGGAGGTGATGGGGGTGTTAGGGTACCTGTGTTGAGGAGGTGATGGGGGAGTGTTAGGGGTACCTGTGCTGGAGGTGATGGGGGTGTAGGTGTGGTGGTAGTGTGTGGGGGAGTGTTAGGGTGTGGTGGGAGGGTGATGGGGAGTGTTAGAAAGGTGAATTTACCTGTGTGCAGGAGGTgatggggggtgggtggggtaCCTGTGTGGGAGGTGATGGGTGGTGTGAGTGGTACGGTATGCGGGAGGTGATAGGGGGTGTTGGGTGGtacctgtgtgtgaggaggtgATAAGTGGTGGTACCTGTGTCGGGGGTGATGGGGTGTTAGGGGGGTGGTACTGTGTCGTAGGAGGTGATAGGGGGGTGTTGGGGTTGGGTACCTGTGGGAGGTGATGAGAGTGTTAGGGTTTGGTGATGGGGTGGGGTTGGTACCTGTGTGCAGGGGTGATAGGGGGGTATTAGGGTGTGCGGAGGTGATGGGGGTGTTGGGGGTCCCTGTACGGAGGTGATAGGGGTGTTAGGTGGTACTTGtgtgcagggggggggggggtgatatGGGGGGGTGTGGTTGGTACCTGTGTCGGGGGGGTGATGGGGGGTGTTAGGTACCTGTGTCGGGTGATAGAAGGTTGGGTGTACGTGTTGGAGGAGTGATTTTTGTTGGTGAGAGGTGATAGGGGTGTTAGTGGTATGGGGGATGGGGTGTTAGGTTGGTACTTGTGTGCAAGGTGATGGGGTGTTAGGGGGTACTGTGCGGGAGGGGAGTGTAGAGGTGTGAGGTGGTACCTGTGTGCTGAGGAGGTGATAGGGGTGTTAGGTGGTACCTGTGTCTAGGAGGTGATGGGGGGGTGTTAGGGTGGTACCTGTGTGCGGTGATGGGGAGTGTTAGGGTGGTACCTGTGTACGAGGGTGATAGGGGTGTTAGGGTGGTACCTGTGTACGGAGGTGATAGGGGTGTGTTAGGTGGTACCTGTGTCGTGAGGGGGTGTTAGGGTGGTACCTGTGTGGGAGGAGTGATTGGGGGTGTTAGGGTGGTACCTGTGTGTGAGGGGAGGTGATAGAAGTGTTaggttgtgtctgtgttggaggaggagggtgaTAGGGGGGGGTGTTAGGGTATTTACCTGTGTACGGAGGTAGATGGGGTTAGGGGTGGTAACCTGTGTCTGTGAGGAGGGGAGGTGATGAGAGGAGTGTGGGGTGTAGTCCTTCTGTGGAGGTGATGGGGGTGTTTGGTGTACCTGTATGCAGGGTGATGGGGGTGTTAGGGTGGTACTGTGTGGGTGTGAGGGGCGGTGATAGGGGGGGTGTTAGGGTGGTACCTGTACAGGACGTGAGTATGGGAGTGTTGAGTGGTACCTGTGGAGGAGGTGATAGGGAGTGTTAGGGTTGGTACTgtggggggaggtggagggggtgTTAGGGTGGTACCTGTGTACGGAGGTGATGGGGGGTGTTAGGGGGGAGGAGGTGATGGGGAAGTGTTAGGATTGGTACCTGTGTGACGGAGGGGATGGGGGTGTTAGATTGACTGTGCAGGAGGTGATATGGGGGGTGTTAGGGTGGTACCTGTGTTCAGGAGGAGTGATGGGGGGTGTGGGGTGGTACCTGTGTCAGGAGGTGATAGAGGTGTTAGAATTGTGGTACGTGTGGAGGGGTGATGGGGGTATTAGGGGTGGTACCTGTGTGCAGGGGGTGATAGGGGTAGTGGGGTAGATGGGTACTGTGGGAGGGTGATAGAGAGTGTTAGGGTTGGTACCTGTGTCTGAGGAAGGTGATGGGGGTGTTAGGGTGGTACATGTGTGGGAGGTGGGGGGTGTTAGTGGGTGACTGTGTAGgaggtgttgggggggggtgttAGGGTGGTACCTGTGTGTGGGGAGAGGTGATAGGAGGAGTGTTGGGGTactgtgtgggggggggggtgatagGGGTGTTAGGGTATGGTATTATGGGAGGGTGATAGGGGTATTAGAATTGGTACCTGGTGGGGAAGTGATGGAGTGTTAGGGTGTACCTGTGCTAGGAGGTGATAGAGGGGTTGGGAGGTTACCTGTTGCGGAGGTGATGGGGGGTGTTGGGTGGTACCTGGTGTGTGGGTGATGGGGGGTGTTAGGGTGGTACCGTGTGGGAGGGTGATGGGGAGTGTTAGGGTGGTACCTGTGTGGGAGGTGATGGGGGTGTTAGGTGGTATGTACGGGGGTGATGGGGAAGGGTGGCACCTGTACGAGGGTGATGGGGGTGGAGGTGGGGTTGGAGGGTGGATGGAATGGAGGAGGTGGATGGGGGATGTTATGGAGGTGGATGGGGGTTAAGGGTAGGAGAGTGAGGTGAATTAGGAATGGGGGGGATGGTGGGTGGTACCAGCAACGGAGGTGATGGGGGTGTTAGTGGTACCTGGCGGAGGTGATGGGGGGTTAGGGTGGTACAACGGAGGTGATGGGGGTGTTTAGGTGGTACCATGTAACGGAGGTGATGGGGTGGGTGGAGTGAACGGAGGTGATGGGGTAGGGTGGAGCACTGTGGATGAATGGAGGTGATGGGGTGGGGTGGTATGGAATGGAGGTGATGGAAGTGATGGGGGTTAGGGTGGCGGTTGAAGGGATGGGGGTTAGGGTGGTACTGTGAACGGAGGGATGGGGGTTAGGTGGTACCTGTACGGAGGGATGGTTAGTGGTAGTGGGGGTGGGTGGGAATGTGTAGGAGGTGATGGGGTGGTAAATGgaggtggatggatggaatggtTAGGGATGGTATGGAGGGTGGATGGAggggaatggaatggaatggggTGGATGGGAGTTAGGTGGTACCTGTGTAGTAATGGAGGGGATGGGGTGTTAGGGTGGTACCCTGTGATGGAGGGGATGGGGGTGTTAGGGGGTACCTTATGTAGGGAGGTGATGGGGGTGTTAGGGTACCGCGTACTGGGGTGATGGGGGTGTTAGGGGGCACCTGCGTACTGAGGTGATGGGGGATGTTAGGGGGGTACCTGCGTACTGAGGTGATGGGGGGTGTTAGGGGGGTACCTGCGTACTGAGGTGATGGGGGGATGTTAGGGGGGTACCTGCGTACGGCGGTGATGGTCTCGCGGTTCTTGAAGCGACTGAACCGAGCCGTGTAGTTGAGCGTCTTCATGAAGACTTCAGACAGCTCCTGCTCGTCCTCGGCGCTCTCGTTCTGCTGCTTGCGGTGCTCCAGCAGCATGTGCACCTCCGAGTTCAGCAGGGTCTCcgcgttctcaaactctgtaaCCACGACAACAACACACGGGCCAATCAGAGAACAGCAGTTTGGAGTTCTGCTTCTGACAAGGACGGCACAGTTTATGGAAAATACTGGATTCAAACGTCGCTACTGCAGTAATagtatgaataaaataaatcatattttaaaatataaaaattacaaataaattaaaattcttaaaaatgaatgtaaattattagcattgaaaataaatttaaattattaaaaatagactaaatattaaaatatcttCATATgtaatgaatttaaaaaaatttaaaataaaattttttctttcaataattaggttaataaatataaattaacataataaaaatatttaaaaaaatactataaaaataaataatttaactaTGAACATaaaagaatatttaaaaaaatatgaataaaagagATTCAACGATTTATTGCCAAATAAGTAGAACTTAGGAGTATTTTACCTTGTTGATGCATCATAAAAGATAGGcctattaattattaataatacatcTATATAACTGTTTCCTAAACAGGCTGTATGGATTATTGCAGGATGGGCAAACATGTAGAGAGATACATAGACCACTagttctcaagttttttttttccaataatgTTACCCCTTTCAAACTGTTTTTAAGCCTTGTACCCCTCTGTCCCTGTAgtcgccctagtgttgccttcctaCTTTCTACTGTGTAagtttttatgactattttcgacctattcttgccttccttccttccttccttccagcatctttttccatgtttttgtctcctttttccatcataattttaatattttccaggtccaaggctgtagttgagtaaatctatcgctgacagcgctgtattcttcctctttaatGAGACTTttagggggtacatggcttaaaacaCTGTTCAAAAGGAGGAACACTACTGAAAACAGCTTGAAAACCAGTGGTCTAGAGGATATATAGGTAGGTACATAGTCCAGGATGAAGGATTACAAGtcaaaaaattaaatgtaaataaatattttgtactGAAGAGCGGTACTTAAGGAAATGTACTACTTTTAGCTTATATTCTACCACTGCCTGATACTACTACAGATACTACAGACACTGGTATTTACCCTAGTAGTTGTTTTGTTGTATGAAAGTGGAGAAAAACTTCTTACTAGGCTGTTTATTCTGCTGTTACAGCGGAGAGGAGCCCGTTTACATCAACTTTATGCACATTAACAGGGCTGCATCTAAACGCATTGGCCGTGAGACACACGCATTTGGTTGGTTTCACACGCTCAGACCCCCGATttctaaaaagcctttaaaATAAAAGAGTCCAATCCAAAAGGagttttttgttaatttgtttttaagccttcccccgatgtttctttcctaaacccaaccgtttattcttgtcctaagcgtgttttttgtcgttattttccatgtttttgtcgcttttttgtgttactaaagcctttccctgtgttctcttcctaaacccaacctttttctgtggcgaggccacgtggtgtgtatgtttacatctgctgtatgcAGCGTAGACGTACACGCTGATGGCTGAACATGCatccagataacacgccacttggctttaggaaaggagcgtgtatgtttacacaaagtcatgatgtcgTGTTTGGTATTCAGTTTCTGAACAGTGCACAAGCCAACAGTTTGGTGACGCCATCTGAGCCTTACGTCATCATTTCTAATTAGTCGCGGTAATACCGTATATCGCGGTAAAATAGGGTTTGACGGTATCAACATTTGGATACCGCCCAACCCTGGCGGGCAGCGATACGTTGCATCCGTGCTCTACCTCCGAGgaagagcagcgtacagccagcTCTAAACTTTGTCAGAGACCCAAATGGGCGTCTATCAGACGGCCTGAATGAGATACTACCACATCAGCAGCAGACTATATTACAACTCTACCAACTTCTGAGAACACAGACGGGagacagggctggactggccatctggcataccgggcattttcccggtgggccgacggacttttgggccgaatcgccgatataaacaggccttttt from Perca fluviatilis chromosome 2, GENO_Pfluv_1.0, whole genome shotgun sequence includes the following:
- the polr2d gene encoding DNA-directed RNA polymerase II subunit RPB4: MATGSGAATANVGDVEEDASQLLFPKEFENAETLLNSEVHMLLEHRKQQNESAEDEQELSEVFMKTLNYTARFSRFKNRETITAVRSLLLQKKLHKFELASLANLCPEAAEEAKALIPSLEGRFEDEELQQILDDIQTKRSFQY